From Hermetia illucens chromosome 6, iHerIll2.2.curated.20191125, whole genome shotgun sequence, one genomic window encodes:
- the LOC119659873 gene encoding cytochrome P450 315a1, mitochondrial, translated as MCSNSYKNFIRIYSSHSRIISRYSHLKTKVNFLPYNAIPAARRLPIIGTTLDLIAAGSAPKLHKFIDGRHQLLGPIFREPLGPAEIVFLSCPKMMRSVFLYEGQFPAHPLPDAWVIYNKKHGCRRGLFFMNGEEWYNNRRVMNPLLLNGDEKYAKKLTLIATKRLIHKWKELCENSSQYYEVKNLENALYRWSIDVILFVMFGDTYNNASPALLTKMEEFSKNIYRIFEDSSKLMTFPAKIAEFLNLDAWKQFETNVTTVLELGNQVMDQSMVEFSNGDGMLAMMLQHGMPADTAKRIILDLIIAAGDTTAFASIWALYCLASNEQIQNQARSDVCNNEDHKYIKAIIRETLRLYPVAPFIGRFLAKDALIGGYEIPKGTLVILSLYTSGRDEMNFVDANQFIPNRWLRNESGELCGVHHPHATLPFSLGSRSCIGRKIASLQMQSLIELVVSSFRLKCLNDKPVDIILRLVATPDSEVKLAIKPIE; from the exons ATGTGTTCGAATTCCTACAAGAATTTTATAAGGATATACTCCTCTCATTCGCGAATAATCTCGCGCTACAGTCACTTGaaaacaaaagtgaattttttgccGTACAATGCGATACCTGCAGCAAGGCGGTTGCCTATCATTGGAACTACTTTGGATTTGATAGCCGCTGGTTCAGCACCGAA ATTACATAAATTTATAGATGGAAGACATCAGCTCCTTGGCCCAATATTTCGAGAGCCGTTGGGTCCAGCTGAAATAGTTTTCCTATCGTGTCCGAAGATGATGAGATCAGTTTTTCTTTACGAAGGACAGTTTCCAGCGCATCCTTTGCCAGACGCTTGGGTAATTTACAACAAGAAGCACGGTTGTCGTCGGGGCTTGTTTTTTAT GAACGGGGAAGAATGGTATAATAATAGGCGAGTGATGAATCCACTGCTGCTCAATGGAGATGAAAAATACGCGAAGAAATTAACCTTGATAGCTACTAAAAGACTGATACACAAATGGAAAGAGTTGTGTGAAAATTCATCACAATATTACGAGGTCAAAAATTTAGAGAATGCTCTTTATCGTTGGTCTATTGATG TTATTCTGTTCGTGATGTTCGGCGATACTTACAACAACGCTTCTCCTGCACttttgacgaaaatggaggaattttcaaaaaacattTATAGAATCTTTGAGGATAGTTCGAAGTTGATGACTTTTCCAGCAAAGATAGCTGAATTTCTAAATTTAGATGCTTGGAAGCAGTTCGAGACGAATGTTACCACTGTATTGGAGTTAGGAAATCAGGTGATGGACCAATCGATGGTGGAATTTTCCAATGGAGACGGAATGTTGGCTATGATGTTACAACATGGAATGCCAGCAGATACCGCCAAAAGAATCATTTTAGATCTTATTATTGCAGCAGGCGATACG ACAGCATTTGCAAGTATCTGGGCTTTATATTGCTTAGCTTCAAACGAGCAAATACAAAACCAGGCCCGCTCCGACGTATGTAATAACGAAGATCATAAGTACATAAAGGCAATAATTCGAGAGACGCTCAGGTTGTACCCAGTAGCCCCATTTATTGGGCGATTTCTAGCCAAAGATGCTCTGATCGGAGGATATGAGATTCCAAAAGGA acTTTAGTTATTTTGTCTTTATACACATCCGGTCGGGATGAGATGAATTTCGTTGATGCAAACCAGTTTATTCCGAATCGGTGGTTACGAAATGAGAGTGGAGAATTGTGCGGAGTTCACCATCCCCACGCTACACTGCCCTTCTCTTTAGGCAGTCGGTCGTGTATTGGCCGGAAGATTGCTTCCCTTCAGATGCAGTCCTTGATTGAGCTG GTTGTTTCTAGCTTCCGACTAAAATGTCTCAATGATAAGCCTGTGGATATTATATTGCGATTAGTAGCGACGCCAGATTCCGAAGTGAAACTAGCAATAAAACCCATAGAGTAa
- the LOC119660066 gene encoding uncharacterized protein LOC119660066 yields the protein MYLCLLLPVIYSSIVCVLSAQTNLHFIFTNHTDISNDEYIELNCSQTSNFLLNYDINLKKTLRSVYLQISIKEYFEKRTTFKFDKTVSVCELTKARRMNPVIQVILDVFSKHSNFKLQCVVPAGYYFLKNFGFASDQAQFLRSFIRADTTWKVSLNYSEKLRMGSVGFLYINHEGYFYK from the exons atgtatttatgCCTCCTACTTCCCGTCATCTACTCTTCCATCGTTTGCGTTCTTAGTGCCCAAACG aatCTGCACTTTATATTCACCAATCATACTGACATCTCGAATGATGAATACATAGAATTAAACTGCAGTCAGACATCAAATTTTCTGTTGAACTACGATATCAACTTGAAAAAGACGCTTCGATCGGTGTATCTTCAGATATCCATTAAGGAGTATTTTGAGAAACGTACTACATTCAAATTTGATAAGACGGTCTCCGTTTGCGAACTAACAAAAGCGCGAAGAATGAATCCAGTCATTCAAGTAATATTGGATGTCTTCTCAAAACATTCAAACTTCAAACTTCAATGTGTGGTACCAGCTGGttactactttttaaaaaattttggtTTCGCGAGCGATCAAGCACAATTTCTTCGATCATTTATCCGGGCTGACACTACTTGGAAGGTATCACTAAACTACTCTGAAAAATTACGAATGGGCTCGGTTGGATTCCTTTATATAAATCATGAAGGCTActtttataaatga